In the genome of Luteibacter yeojuensis, one region contains:
- a CDS encoding DUF4019 domain-containing protein has protein sequence MSSVPVQTRKFPATGVPVGNAFGPLLSISNAPRLGPQPNSLDNAVSCATHWVRMSDGRRADAMWLEAGAMMQKMVPRAEWVRYLRKIRLDRGQLVGREWFEVTRVRDPVGLPAGDYLNVIFVSHYTRAVLFETVSLAPGGTGSGNWLPVGYVIRPVQREIAFAQ, from the coding sequence ATGTCGTCGGTGCCGGTCCAGACTCGAAAGTTTCCCGCGACCGGCGTTCCCGTTGGGAACGCCTTCGGCCCGCTGCTGAGCATCAGCAACGCGCCGCGGCTGGGCCCGCAGCCCAATTCGCTGGATAACGCCGTGAGTTGCGCCACCCACTGGGTGCGGATGTCCGACGGACGCCGGGCGGATGCGATGTGGCTGGAAGCCGGCGCGATGATGCAGAAGATGGTGCCGCGCGCGGAGTGGGTGCGCTACCTGCGGAAGATCCGCCTCGATCGCGGCCAGCTCGTGGGGCGCGAGTGGTTCGAGGTGACGCGCGTACGCGACCCGGTAGGCCTTCCCGCCGGCGATTACCTCAACGTGATCTTCGTATCGCACTACACCCGCGCGGTGCTGTTCGAAACGGTGTCGCTGGCACCGGGCGGCACCGGCAGCGGCAACTGGCTTCCCGTGGGCTACGTCATCCGGCCCGTGCAGCGCGAAATCGCGTTCGCGCAGTAA
- the trpE gene encoding anthranilate synthase component I, with the protein MISREQFDAYAAQGHTRIPLVREVFSDLDTPLSVYLKLADGPYTFLFESVEGGATWGRHSIIGLPARRVYRLRGHELEVEDSGEVVERRHLDDPLAEIETLRKQYDVPKLPGLPDFTGGLVGYFGFETIGYIEKRLAQWDKKDELGTPDVLLMLADEVAVFDNLKGRLYLIVHADPSRPQAYAEASRRLDTLAFRLHQGGVSYPQLLQPEALDESDFKSSFTREEYEAMVRTAQEYIRAGDIFQVVPSQRLSIGFNARPVDVYRALRAMNPSPYMFFIDIGPTQIVGSSPEILVRLKNGRVVLRPIAGTRRRGKDAAEDIALETELLADPKERAEHLMLIDLGRNDVGRVSKTGTVELAESFVVEHYSHVMHIVSQVEGDIRDGLSYMDVIKATFPAGTVSGAPKIRALEIIQELEPFKRNIYAGAIGWLGWWGDADTAIAIRTAVIQDGRLHVQAGGGVVYDSDPAAEWEETMNKGRALFRAVAQAAKGL; encoded by the coding sequence ATGATCTCCCGCGAACAATTCGACGCCTACGCCGCGCAGGGCCACACGCGCATTCCGCTGGTTCGCGAGGTCTTTTCCGACCTCGACACGCCGCTGTCGGTGTACCTGAAACTGGCCGACGGCCCGTACACCTTCCTGTTCGAATCGGTCGAGGGCGGCGCCACCTGGGGACGCCATTCCATCATCGGTCTGCCGGCCCGCCGCGTGTACCGCCTGCGCGGCCACGAGCTGGAAGTGGAGGACAGTGGCGAGGTGGTCGAACGCCGCCACCTCGACGACCCGCTCGCCGAGATCGAAACGCTGCGCAAGCAGTACGACGTGCCGAAGCTGCCTGGCCTGCCGGACTTCACCGGAGGGCTCGTCGGGTATTTCGGCTTCGAGACGATCGGCTATATCGAGAAGCGTCTCGCCCAGTGGGACAAGAAGGACGAACTCGGCACGCCCGACGTGCTCCTGATGCTCGCCGACGAAGTGGCCGTGTTCGACAACCTGAAGGGCCGCCTCTACCTCATCGTCCATGCCGATCCGTCGCGCCCGCAGGCTTACGCGGAAGCCTCGCGCCGCCTCGACACGCTGGCCTTCCGCCTGCACCAGGGCGGCGTGTCTTACCCGCAGCTGCTGCAGCCCGAGGCGCTCGACGAATCCGATTTCAAATCCTCGTTCACGCGCGAGGAATACGAGGCCATGGTCCGCACGGCGCAGGAGTACATCCGCGCCGGCGACATCTTCCAGGTGGTGCCTTCGCAGCGCCTGAGCATCGGCTTCAACGCGCGCCCGGTGGACGTGTACCGCGCGCTGCGCGCAATGAATCCGTCGCCGTACATGTTCTTTATCGACATCGGTCCCACGCAGATCGTCGGCTCGTCGCCGGAGATCCTCGTGCGCCTCAAGAACGGCCGCGTGGTGCTGCGCCCGATCGCCGGCACGCGCCGTCGCGGCAAGGACGCGGCGGAAGACATCGCGCTCGAAACCGAACTGCTCGCCGATCCGAAGGAGCGCGCGGAGCACCTCATGCTGATCGACCTCGGCCGCAACGACGTGGGCCGCGTGAGCAAGACGGGCACGGTGGAGCTCGCCGAGTCGTTCGTGGTGGAGCATTACTCGCACGTGATGCATATCGTGTCGCAGGTGGAAGGCGATATTCGCGACGGCCTCTCGTACATGGACGTGATCAAGGCCACGTTCCCCGCCGGCACCGTGAGCGGCGCGCCGAAGATCCGCGCCCTGGAAATCATCCAGGAGCTGGAGCCTTTCAAGCGCAACATCTACGCGGGCGCCATCGGCTGGCTCGGCTGGTGGGGCGACGCGGATACCGCGATCGCCATCCGCACCGCGGTCATCCAGGACGGCCGCCTCCACGTACAGGCCGGCGGTGGCGTCGTCTACGACTCCGATCCCGCGGCCGAGTGGGAAGAAACCATGAACAAGGGCCGCGCGCTGTTCCGCGCCGTGGCCCAGGCGGCCAAGGGCCTTTAA
- a CDS encoding ATP-binding protein: MTLRQKLLLVALCTLALPVAGWLYVRQMETLLREGQAQALVASARAMARSLVVVDAPLPPAGPAWYLQHTPVPITIDGYGDDWAPLSPWAQTFGSNAKVMLAEDEHWVYFSVEVRAPRRRRADAGDRLALSADHLIVSIASGEDAQRYLLASAAPGPTTAIALDADAGVLPDRINAQWQEDGSGFRVEFRLPRGLRLDHFGLGVHVAADGDTEPLSAETRPLIDFSPSLSQELGRLAPDGVRVRMLSPDAWLVAQSGKLDLPDLPASERPGWFASLVYRSLLATRFDAQSPWAEDVPRVDLPEVREALRGKPATAWRAGEARGSVVLAVAMPVQMRGRLHGVVLLEQPSRAVPLLANRALFGLLLTSFAVLLVAGGVLLLFATRLTIRLRRLRNAAERAQANDGRLDGPFPLTEAGDELGDLARSFARLFEAVGGYTDYLRTLASKLSHELNTPLAIVKSSLDNLDHAGLPAEAEPYLARARDGVARLGALVRAMSEASRMERAIAAAEAEDVNLADIVRGCAEGYRALAGGRRLEVELPPSAVFMHVSPELIAQALDKLFDNALSFTPPDGWMRIALRPTPEGADIELANQGPPLPAAMQGRLFDSLVSLRDKATPGDAPHLGLGLYVVRLVAERHQGSASARNLADGVAFTLHLRGLPRQRLA; encoded by the coding sequence ATGACCCTCCGCCAAAAACTCCTGCTGGTAGCGCTTTGCACATTGGCACTCCCGGTCGCCGGCTGGCTTTACGTACGCCAGATGGAAACGTTGCTGCGCGAAGGCCAGGCCCAGGCGCTCGTGGCGTCCGCGCGCGCGATGGCGCGCAGCCTGGTCGTGGTCGACGCCCCGCTGCCGCCGGCGGGCCCCGCCTGGTACCTGCAACACACCCCCGTGCCGATCACCATCGACGGCTATGGCGACGACTGGGCCCCGCTCAGCCCGTGGGCGCAGACCTTCGGCAGCAACGCGAAGGTGATGCTGGCCGAGGACGAGCACTGGGTGTATTTCAGCGTCGAGGTGCGCGCACCCCGGCGCCGTCGTGCCGACGCGGGGGATCGTCTCGCGCTCAGCGCCGATCACCTCATCGTCTCCATCGCCAGCGGCGAGGACGCGCAGCGGTACCTGCTGGCCAGCGCCGCGCCCGGTCCGACCACGGCGATCGCGCTCGACGCCGACGCTGGCGTGCTGCCCGATCGCATCAACGCGCAGTGGCAGGAAGACGGCAGCGGTTTCCGCGTGGAATTCCGCCTGCCGCGCGGCTTGCGCCTGGACCACTTCGGCCTCGGCGTGCATGTCGCCGCCGACGGCGACACCGAGCCGCTCAGTGCCGAAACCCGGCCACTGATCGACTTCTCCCCGTCGCTGTCGCAGGAGCTGGGACGCCTGGCGCCCGACGGCGTGCGCGTGCGCATGCTGTCGCCCGATGCATGGCTCGTGGCGCAAAGCGGCAAGCTGGACCTCCCCGATCTTCCCGCCTCGGAACGCCCGGGCTGGTTCGCTTCGCTGGTGTACCGCTCGCTGCTGGCGACGCGTTTCGACGCGCAGAGCCCCTGGGCCGAGGACGTGCCGCGCGTCGACCTGCCCGAGGTGCGCGAGGCGCTGCGCGGCAAGCCCGCCACGGCGTGGCGGGCGGGCGAGGCGCGCGGCAGCGTCGTGCTCGCCGTGGCGATGCCGGTCCAGATGCGTGGCAGGTTGCACGGCGTGGTGCTGCTGGAACAGCCCAGCCGCGCCGTGCCGCTGCTGGCGAACCGGGCGCTGTTCGGCCTGCTGCTCACCAGCTTCGCCGTGTTGCTGGTCGCCGGGGGCGTGCTGCTGCTGTTCGCCACGCGCCTGACCATCCGCCTGCGCCGGCTGCGCAACGCCGCCGAGCGCGCGCAGGCCAACGACGGGCGGCTCGACGGTCCGTTCCCGCTCACCGAAGCGGGCGACGAGCTCGGCGACCTCGCGCGCAGTTTCGCGCGCCTGTTCGAGGCGGTCGGCGGGTATACCGACTACCTGCGCACGCTGGCGTCCAAGCTCTCGCACGAACTCAACACGCCGCTGGCGATCGTCAAATCGTCGCTGGACAACCTCGACCATGCGGGGCTCCCCGCCGAGGCCGAGCCGTACCTCGCCCGCGCCCGCGATGGCGTGGCGCGTCTCGGCGCCCTGGTCCGCGCGATGAGCGAAGCCAGCCGCATGGAGCGCGCCATCGCCGCGGCCGAGGCTGAGGACGTGAACCTCGCCGACATCGTGCGCGGTTGCGCCGAGGGCTATCGCGCACTGGCGGGCGGTCGCCGGCTCGAGGTGGAACTGCCGCCGTCGGCGGTGTTCATGCACGTGTCGCCGGAGCTTATCGCCCAGGCGCTGGACAAGCTGTTCGACAACGCATTGTCGTTCACCCCACCGGACGGGTGGATGCGCATCGCGCTGCGGCCCACACCGGAGGGGGCCGATATCGAACTCGCCAACCAGGGACCGCCCCTGCCGGCGGCCATGCAGGGGCGACTGTTCGACTCGCTCGTGAGCCTGCGCGACAAGGCCACCCCGGGCGACGCGCCCCACCTGGGCCTGGGCCTCTACGTGGTCCGCCTGGTCGCCGAACGCCATCAGGGCAGCGCCAGCGCGCGCAACCTCGCGGACGGCGTGGCCTTCACCCTGCACCTGAGGGGCCTGCCAAGGCAGCGACTGGCCTGA
- the pdsR gene encoding proteobacterial dedicated sortase system response regulator has protein sequence MARSIAIVEDEPLIRANYVEALNRFGYETRGYGSRGDASTAFAMRLPELVIIDIGLGDEPEGGFDLCRELRAKSATLPIIFLTARDSDFDVISGLRLGADDYLSKDTSLHQLAARIAALFRRIESLKTPAASETVIEHGPLKLESERMRVLWNGIEIPLTVTEFWMVHTLVRFPGHVKNRDQLMREAELVVDDATITSHIKRIRKKFVALAPEFDAIETVHGVGYRWTP, from the coding sequence ATGGCCCGCAGCATCGCCATCGTCGAAGACGAACCCCTCATCCGCGCCAACTACGTGGAAGCGCTGAATCGTTTCGGCTACGAGACCCGCGGCTATGGCTCGAGGGGCGACGCGTCCACGGCTTTCGCCATGCGGTTGCCGGAACTGGTGATCATCGACATCGGCCTCGGCGACGAGCCCGAGGGCGGTTTCGACCTGTGCCGCGAACTCCGCGCGAAATCGGCCACCTTGCCGATCATCTTCCTCACCGCGCGCGATTCGGATTTCGACGTGATCTCGGGTCTGCGCCTCGGCGCGGACGACTATCTGTCGAAGGACACCAGCCTCCACCAGCTCGCCGCGCGCATCGCGGCGCTGTTCCGTCGCATCGAGTCGCTGAAGACGCCTGCCGCCAGCGAGACGGTGATCGAGCACGGACCATTGAAGCTCGAATCGGAGCGCATGCGCGTGCTCTGGAACGGCATCGAGATCCCGCTCACCGTGACCGAGTTCTGGATGGTGCACACGCTGGTGCGTTTCCCCGGCCACGTGAAGAACCGCGACCAGCTGATGCGCGAAGCGGAGCTGGTGGTGGACGACGCGACCATCACCTCGCACATCAAGCGCATCCGCAAGAAATTCGTGGCGCTGGCGCCGGAATTCGATGCGATCGAGACGGTGCATGGCGTGGGCTACCGCTGGACACCTTGA
- a CDS encoding SEL1-like repeat protein, with protein MKSLTSFVLSLAALAAAPLAMASEKPQPLPDQQDAVSRSLMPCPGGLERFLPGDYYFCSAARSYWSGHDGLARQSLLNAASWGSKPAQYALGVMYFNGDHAQKNRPLGLAWLALASERHDPAYEPTFVSAFQQVTPEERAQANAYWKDMKGTYADAVAAPRAERRFDREYQRIAWAVNFGGSVFIDGVTLPYGYAGIPGGVPLQSGFSLGRMLQTQKAQYFYGYNSHVFVGDAELVPISQVTTARSE; from the coding sequence ATGAAATCCCTGACGTCGTTTGTTCTGTCCCTTGCGGCACTCGCCGCCGCACCCCTCGCCATGGCGAGCGAAAAACCCCAACCGTTGCCCGACCAGCAGGACGCCGTGTCGCGTTCGCTGATGCCATGCCCCGGTGGCCTGGAGCGTTTCCTGCCGGGCGATTACTACTTCTGTTCCGCCGCCCGCAGCTATTGGAGCGGCCACGACGGCCTCGCCCGCCAGAGCCTGCTTAACGCCGCCAGCTGGGGAAGCAAGCCGGCGCAGTACGCCCTCGGTGTCATGTACTTCAACGGCGACCATGCCCAGAAGAACCGCCCGCTGGGCCTTGCCTGGCTGGCCCTTGCCTCCGAAAGGCACGATCCGGCCTACGAGCCGACCTTCGTATCGGCCTTCCAGCAGGTGACGCCCGAGGAACGCGCCCAGGCCAACGCCTATTGGAAGGACATGAAGGGCACGTACGCCGATGCCGTCGCGGCACCGCGTGCCGAGCGCCGCTTCGACCGCGAGTACCAGCGGATCGCATGGGCCGTGAACTTCGGCGGCAGCGTGTTCATCGACGGCGTGACCCTGCCGTACGGCTACGCCGGCATACCCGGCGGCGTTCCGCTGCAGAGCGGCTTCTCGCTGGGCCGCATGCTCCAGACCCAGAAGGCGCAGTACTTCTACGGCTACAACAGCCACGTGTTCGTGGGCGACGCGGAGCTCGTCCCGATAAGCCAGGTGACCACGGCCCGGTCCGAGTAA
- the rpe gene encoding ribulose-phosphate 3-epimerase, with translation MAKQSPVIAPSILSADFARLGEDTRKVLDAGAQWVHFDVMDNHYVPNLTIGPMVLKALRDYGIAEHIDVHLMVKPVDRIVPDFAKAGARSISFHPEATEHVDRTIQLIKDEGCEAGLVFNPATPLSWLDYVMDKIDMVLIMSVNPGFGGQKFIPSALDKIRHVRERIDASGRAIRLEVDGGVTPDNIGKISAAGADTFVAGSAIFNAPDYADVIRRMHAAIDGRGSLPV, from the coding sequence ATGGCCAAGCAATCCCCCGTTATCGCCCCGTCCATCCTCTCCGCCGACTTCGCCCGCCTCGGCGAGGACACGCGCAAGGTTCTCGATGCCGGTGCGCAGTGGGTGCACTTCGACGTGATGGACAACCACTACGTGCCCAACCTCACCATCGGCCCGATGGTGCTCAAGGCGCTGCGCGACTACGGCATCGCCGAGCACATCGACGTGCACCTGATGGTGAAGCCGGTGGACCGCATCGTGCCGGACTTCGCCAAGGCCGGCGCGCGCAGCATCAGCTTCCATCCGGAAGCCACCGAACACGTGGACCGCACCATCCAGCTCATCAAGGACGAGGGTTGCGAGGCCGGCCTGGTGTTCAACCCGGCCACCCCGCTGTCCTGGCTGGACTACGTCATGGACAAGATCGACATGGTCCTGATCATGTCGGTGAATCCGGGCTTCGGTGGCCAGAAATTCATCCCGTCCGCCCTGGACAAGATCCGCCACGTGCGCGAACGCATCGATGCCAGCGGCCGGGCCATCCGGCTGGAAGTGGACGGCGGCGTCACGCCGGACAACATCGGGAAGATCTCCGCCGCGGGCGCCGATACCTTCGTGGCCGGCTCGGCCATCTTCAACGCGCCGGACTACGCCGACGTGATCCGCCGCATGCACGCGGCCATCGACGGTCGGGGATCACTTCCCGTGTAG
- the djlA gene encoding co-chaperone DjlA: protein MNFTGTLIGAVLGMWLTHNLLGALVGGALGFMFDASRQQQRRRVPVQGGYIAPLFALIGAVAKADGRVSEAEIAIAERLMARMGLGQEDRRTAIDAFNEGKQPEFNATAVIDELRHWVGHRRDHAFPVIDVVIETVLAEGSPSPEKMALLRQLAFALRVSDMELMALMAMKGYAWNAGAGGRAYGGRANGGYVPPQRNTQGPDPYAILGIQRDADDRAIKRAYRKLISEHHPDRLGDLPDDMRRRAEARASEINAAYERIKAERGFK, encoded by the coding sequence ATGAATTTCACCGGCACTCTCATCGGCGCCGTGCTCGGCATGTGGCTGACGCACAACCTGCTCGGAGCCCTCGTCGGCGGCGCGCTCGGTTTCATGTTCGACGCCAGCCGCCAGCAGCAGCGCCGCCGCGTACCTGTGCAAGGTGGCTACATCGCGCCGCTGTTCGCCCTGATCGGCGCCGTCGCCAAGGCCGACGGCCGCGTGTCCGAGGCGGAGATCGCCATCGCCGAGCGCCTGATGGCACGCATGGGCCTCGGCCAGGAAGACCGGCGCACGGCCATCGACGCATTCAACGAGGGCAAGCAGCCCGAGTTCAACGCCACGGCGGTCATCGACGAACTCCGCCACTGGGTCGGCCACCGCCGCGACCACGCCTTCCCCGTGATCGACGTGGTCATCGAGACGGTGCTGGCCGAGGGCAGTCCCTCGCCCGAGAAGATGGCCCTGCTGCGCCAGCTCGCCTTCGCCCTGCGCGTGAGCGACATGGAGCTGATGGCGCTGATGGCGATGAAGGGTTACGCCTGGAACGCCGGTGCCGGCGGCCGCGCCTACGGCGGTCGCGCCAACGGCGGCTACGTGCCGCCGCAGCGGAACACGCAAGGCCCGGATCCCTACGCCATCCTCGGCATCCAGCGCGACGCCGACGACCGTGCCATCAAGCGCGCCTACCGCAAGCTCATCTCCGAACACCACCCGGACCGCCTGGGCGACCTGCCCGACGACATGCGCCGCCGCGCCGAAGCCCGTGCGAGCGAGATCAACGCGGCATATGAGCGGATCAAGGCGGAGCGGGGCTTCAAATAA
- a CDS encoding c-type cytochrome, with translation MRILTTAALALALSTPVLADPPAKPARLGLCAACHGEAGMARIPGAPNLAGQKLDYLREALRQYRDGRRDIPVMRAATGPLTDAELDQLAEWYSAQTPSRAAP, from the coding sequence ATGCGAATCCTTACGACCGCGGCATTAGCCCTGGCCCTCTCCACCCCTGTCCTCGCCGACCCGCCTGCGAAGCCGGCGCGCCTCGGCCTGTGCGCCGCGTGCCATGGCGAAGCCGGCATGGCGAGGATTCCCGGCGCGCCGAACCTGGCCGGGCAGAAGCTGGACTACCTGCGCGAGGCGCTGCGCCAATACCGCGATGGCCGCCGCGACATCCCCGTGATGCGCGCCGCGACCGGCCCCCTCACCGACGCGGAGCTCGACCAGCTCGCCGAGTGGTACTCCGCCCAGACCCCTTCCAGGGCCGCTCCATGA
- a CDS encoding phosphoribosylaminoimidazolesuccinocarboxamide synthase, translating to MPTTLSQSDLPGLELIHRGKVRDVYALPGNRLLMVATDRLSAFDVVLPDPIPGKGEMLTQISNFWFGKTAHIIPNHLTGEDVASVLPPGVDVALYAKRSVITKRLKPVPVEAIARGYLIGSGWKDYQATGALCGITLPPGLRQAEKLPEPIFTPSTKAAVGDHDENVSFDAVVAAVGEDLANAVREATLEIYAFAAAYAAERGILVADTKFEFGTDENGVLHIMDEMLTPDSSRFWPADEYKVGISPPSYDKQFVRDYLEGIGWNKTPPAPKVPEEVIAGTAAKYAEALDKLAGIRLD from the coding sequence GTGCCCACCACCCTCTCGCAATCCGACCTGCCCGGCCTCGAACTCATCCATCGCGGCAAGGTTCGCGACGTCTATGCCTTGCCCGGCAACCGTCTGCTGATGGTGGCGACCGACCGGCTCTCGGCCTTCGACGTGGTGTTGCCCGACCCGATCCCTGGCAAGGGCGAGATGCTCACCCAGATCTCCAACTTCTGGTTCGGGAAGACGGCGCACATCATCCCCAACCACCTCACCGGCGAGGACGTGGCCTCCGTGCTGCCGCCGGGTGTGGACGTCGCGCTCTACGCGAAGCGCTCGGTGATCACCAAGCGCCTGAAGCCCGTGCCGGTGGAAGCCATCGCGCGCGGCTATCTCATCGGTTCCGGCTGGAAGGATTACCAGGCCACCGGCGCGCTGTGCGGCATCACGCTGCCGCCCGGCCTGCGCCAGGCGGAAAAGCTGCCGGAACCCATCTTCACCCCGTCGACCAAGGCCGCCGTGGGCGACCACGACGAGAACGTGAGCTTCGACGCCGTGGTGGCGGCGGTGGGCGAGGACCTGGCCAACGCCGTGCGCGAGGCCACGCTGGAGATCTACGCCTTCGCCGCGGCCTACGCGGCCGAACGCGGCATCCTCGTCGCCGACACCAAGTTCGAGTTCGGCACCGACGAGAACGGCGTGCTGCACATCATGGACGAGATGCTCACGCCGGATTCCTCCCGCTTCTGGCCGGCGGACGAATACAAGGTGGGGATCAGCCCACCCAGCTACGACAAGCAGTTCGTGCGCGACTACCTCGAAGGAATCGGCTGGAACAAGACGCCGCCCGCACCGAAGGTCCCGGAAGAGGTCATCGCCGGCACCGCGGCGAAATACGCCGAGGCGCTGGACAAGCTGGCGGGCATCCGCCTGGACTAA
- a CDS encoding DUF962 domain-containing protein produces the protein MRDAATWFGNYSRDHQNPTNQLIHWICVPAITWTVVAFVWLIPVPHWLGRPGLWAVLAMFLAFCFYYYRLSRVIGLAMAGAFVALALFTDMIYGSIGFTGLMRLAIGVFVVAWIGQFIGHKIEGRRPSFFTDIQYLLIGPAWLMSKALGRFGVSY, from the coding sequence ATGCGCGACGCAGCCACCTGGTTCGGCAACTACAGCCGCGACCACCAGAACCCGACCAACCAGCTGATCCATTGGATCTGCGTGCCGGCGATCACCTGGACGGTGGTCGCCTTCGTCTGGTTGATTCCCGTGCCGCACTGGCTGGGCCGGCCCGGCCTGTGGGCGGTGCTGGCGATGTTCCTGGCCTTCTGCTTCTACTACTACCGCCTGTCGCGCGTGATCGGCCTGGCGATGGCGGGCGCCTTCGTCGCGCTAGCCCTGTTCACCGACATGATTTACGGAAGCATCGGATTCACCGGGCTGATGCGGCTGGCGATCGGCGTCTTCGTGGTGGCCTGGATCGGCCAGTTCATCGGCCACAAGATCGAAGGCCGCCGCCCCTCTTTCTTCACCGACATCCAGTATCTGCTGATCGGCCCCGCGTGGCTGATGAGCAAGGCCCTCGGCCGCTTCGGCGTGTCGTACTGA
- a CDS encoding DUF2061 domain-containing protein yields the protein MARQIKFAATHFSIAFSMSYAVNQNVVLSTVFGIAEPIAFALGRDIVRGGHPGVPLAPAA from the coding sequence ATGGCCCGACAGATCAAGTTTGCCGCGACGCATTTCAGCATCGCGTTTTCCATGAGTTACGCGGTGAACCAGAACGTGGTGCTGAGCACCGTGTTCGGTATCGCCGAGCCCATCGCCTTCGCGCTCGGCCGCGACATCGTGCGCGGCGGTCACCCGGGCGTTCCGTTAGCGCCCGCCGCCTGA